The Acinetobacter chinensis genomic sequence CAAAGCCCGCTTTTGCGGGCTTTGTTTTTTGTAATTCGGCTTAATTTCTTATGAACTGTATTTACTGACCTGAAGCTGTATGCATCGTTTTCAGATCCATTTCTGCACGCTGTTTTCGTGCTTCCACCAGCATACGCTGCTGAATATCTTTACGGAATCCAAGCAAAAAGACAAATTCAGCCAGCACAAATAATGGACCAATAGCCAGACCGATCAGATCATCCACAAAAGCAGGTTTTTTCTTTTCATAATAATGGCCCACAAACTGGAACACCCACCCCACAACAAAAATACCTACACTGCTACTTAACCATGTAACGGTATCCCATTGTGCAATTTTATAAGCAAACGGATATGCAACTGAGAAAAGAACCAGCATGATTACACCAAAAATCCGATCCAGACTCAGATAATAAATCACACTCAGTACAATCAACAGCAGCGCCAGTGTTAACTCAAAGCCATACACCATGACACCAGCCCGGGCGGTCAGACAGATAATTGAAAATACAATCATGGGAATACCCACAAAATGTGTATAAATATTTTTATGATCAAGATGATAAGCTGCATACTGGCTTAACAGTTTTTCTAATTTTGTCATTTTCATCGTCCTTGTTACATTACACTGTAGGCTTTAATATACAAAAAAAGAATATGTGAAGTTGTCAGCCAGACGACAATTCAGACTACCCACCTGCCAGACACCGGAAAGCGTTATGTTTAGTCAGAACAATACAGACCAGCTGAGCAACAACCTATGGTTTTCAAATCTGGATCTGAACTTACAGCAATATATTCTTAAAAATGCAGTGATTCAGCACTACGAAAAAGATCAGACTATTTTTCAGATGGGTAATCTGTTTGATGGGATTTATGCCGTACTCACAGGCTCTGTACGCCTGGGATATATAGATATAGAGGGCAATGAATCTGTTGCAGCCTATGTAGAACCCATTATGTGGTTTGGTGAGATCTCACTGGTGGATAAACTTCCCCGCTCACACAATGCTGTAGCCACTCAGAAATGCGAAATCCTTTATCTGTCTGATACAGCGATTCAGACACTTTTACAGCAAAACCCAGGCTTCTGGTTTCATATCGCACAATTAACGAGTCAGAAACTGAGACATGCTTTTCTTGAGCTGATTTCAATTCAGACACAGACCATCAGTCAGCGCCTGGCGCAACGTCTGTTATTTATACTGCAAGGTTATGGCAATCATGCTCAGATTGAGCAAAAAGAGATTCATTTCAGTCAGGAACAGCTGGCACAGATGCTGATGTGCTCAAGACAGACCATAAATCAGGAATTACAGCAACTTGAGAGAAAAGGCATCATCAGAATTGCTTTTAAAAAAATTGAAATTATCAACTTTGCTGAATTGCATCAGATCGCGCATTCTCATCATGAAAAAAGCTGAACCATCACATAAAAATGCACGCTTTAAATACACTTCAATGCACCACAGCTAAACAGTCATTATATTTTTGCACACTGTCGGTGCATGAGTTTTCAGGAAATTAACTTACACACATCCACATCATCAAAGCCATTAGTGCATGGTGCAACTTCATTGTGAGCAATAACAGGCTGAACATTCGCAGCAGACTCTGTGTACAGCGCTGACGCACTAAAAGCACCAAGAAGACTTATAGATAATGAAACTTTATAAAGCATAAAATTACTCCTATATTTAATATTAATCACACTATAAATCAAATTATAAGCCATTTTTACTACAATTTATCAAATAATGATATTTTTTATTATTATTGATTTATATTTCTTAACAATAACAAAGCCATCCATTATGGCTGTTTTACAGGTAAATCATTCATTCAAACCCAAAAAGCCACATATAAGACAGTGGTTTCCTATATGTGGCTCATCCCTAAAATCGGTTTGACGTATTAAAAAAGATTGGTGTGCGGTTTAGTATTGCCCAATGCCGGATTAGCAATTGCATCTTTGCACTGTGCTTTATCACGCTCATAATCAGCCTGTTTGTGTGCAACTGAGCCTGTATTTTCAACAGTTTCACGTGCCCAAGTATCCAGTGATGTCAGGGCTTTTCGGCATAATGCATACTTTCCTTCCGTCACAGAGTCTGTCATTTTGACATTGATACGCCAGTCGGTGCTCAGTTTACGGGCAGGTTTACGCACTTTTTCATCAATTTCATTGATTTTTTTTGCATAAACAACAGCATCCACCTCATTGATGAACTTCCATGCTTCATTCGCATACGTTGTTGCGTCATTGCTTAACTTAGGTGCCGCTTTAATTTCAACCTGTTCCGCAGGTTCCTGCGCAGGCTTGCTGCATGCCTGCAACAGTAAAATTACACCAACCAATGATGTAAACAGTACACTTTTTGAGTTAAACGTCAGCATCTGTGAGCTACCTGGACAAACATTTGAGTAATATGCTAGTGAATTCGAGTACAATACTCAATCTTATTTGACCCTTTGTTCAATTCTCCTCTTAAGGTGTGTTGTGTCCGAACACAAAATTTCCTCTGTGCAGCCCGCCGGTTTCTGGCAAGGTGCTAAAGACAGCCAGGCTATTATCTTTACTTATCTCCCTGTTTCATTTGCATTTGGTGTCTCAGCTACACAATTTGGATTTACTGCATGGGAAGCACTGTTTTTATCCTGTTCCATGTACGCAGGAGCAAGCCAGTTCCTGGTCGTAGCTCTGCTGGGCAGTGGCACTTCCATATGGATGACTGCACTCACAGTGATTGCACTTGATATCCGCCATCTGCTTTATGGTCCTGCCTTGCAGAACCTGATTCAGGATAAATTAAATCTGAAAAAAACCGCGATCTGGTCATGGGGACTGACTGATGAAGTTTTTGCATCAGGTATGATTAAACTGTCTCAGCGACGTCAGGAATGGTCAGAATCATGGATGCTTGGACTCAGTCTGTTCAGCTGGCTGTCATGGGCTTTGGGTTCATTTTTAGGGGGATTGTTTGCAGATCAGGTCACACAGCTTCCTCAGTTTTTACAGGCAGCACTGGATTTTCTGTTACCCGCACTGTTTTTAAGTTTCCTGCTTGCCGCTTTTGAAAAGAAACATACTTTCGTCGTTGCAGTATCTTTAATTGTATCGGCATTTGCCTGTTACTTTATCAGTATGTCAGCTGCTATTTTTATAGGCATCACTTCTGGAATTTTTGCCGGACTATTTAAACATTATGTTTTAAAACAGCATGATGAGACAGGTATTTGAGATGGATTTACATATTATTGCGGTGGGTATACTGGTGGGTATTGCAAACTTTGCATCCCGTTTCGGTCCATTTTATGTGATTCAGAAAAGTCAGCAGAATACTCAAGCACGCGGTTCAACCTGGCTTAAAGTTGCATTGGGCAGTATCGGTATTGCAGCTATCAGCTCCATGCTGGTTGTTGCAACACTACCACCCTTGATTGAAACACCTGATAAAAGCTTTGCCATGCTGGTTGGATTTATTGTCCTTGCAGGATTGTATTTTAAATTTAAACGTATTGTTCTTGCGACCTTAACAGCTGCACTGGCTTATGGACTGGTTTATACCTATTTCCCAATCTGATATATTCAGTCAAATGAATCAAAAATATCTGCGCAGATTTTTATAATTCACGCAGATTCAGCCTTAAAATGTAACCACGTCAGTTTTGAGGCTGTATAAATCACAGTTTAAAGTGCTGAGAGTGCTCACAATAAAGTACTCTTTAGAGTGTTTAATAAAAATAATTTTGCTTTCGGTTAAAATCACTCCTAAAAGCCCAAGCTATAAAACACATAAAAATGAATAACATATTAAAAACAGGTTTATTCAATTGTTTGACAAAATTGATGATTTTATGTGAAACAAGGCTTAACACCTGTCTCAGTTCTGATATGCTTAAAATCCCATAAAATCAAGCATGGATGATTCTCATGAGCGTGACCATCGGTACTCCCCTACAGTCTTCAGCGTTTAAAGTTTTACTGTTAGGTTCAGGAGAACTCGGTAAAGAAGTGGTGATTTCACTACAGCGACTTGGTGTAGAAGTTCACGCAGCAGACCGTTATGAAGATGCACCTGCCATGCAAGTTGCCCATTTCTCTTATGCCTTGAATATGGCAGATCCTACAGAATTAAAAGCACTAATCGAAAAAGTTAAACCCAATCTGATTGTTCCCGAAATTGAAGCGATTGCCACTCATGTTCTGACAGAAATTGAAGAACAGAATATTGCAACAGTCATTCCTTCAGCCAAGGCTGTTAATCTGACCATGAACCGTGAAGGTATCCGTCGCCTGGCTGCTGAAGAACTTGGACTCCCGACTTCTGCCTATCGTTTTGCCAGCACTTTAGAAAGTTTCCGTGCTGCTTGTGATGACATCGGTTATCCAAACTTTGTAAAACCTGTCATGTCATCTTCAGGTAAAGGGCAATCGCGTGTCAAAGAATATGCCGAAGTTGATGCTGCATGGGAATATGCTCAAACGGGCGGTCGTGTGAATCAAGGCACTGTAATCGTTGAATCACAGATTGATTTTGATTTTGAAATCACATTACTGACTGTCCGCTCAAAAAATCCTGAAACCGGTGAAATCGAAACTTCATACTGTGATCCAATCGGGCACCGTCAGGATTCAGGTGATTATGTTGAAAGCTGGCAGCCACAGGCAATGACCAGTGCTGCACTGGACGAGTCAAAAAGGATTGCAAACAAAGTCACCACAGCACTGGGTGGCTGCGGTATTTTTGGGGTCGAACTGTTTGTCAAAGCAGACAAAGTATGGTTTAGTGAGGTATCACCTCGCCCTCATGATACAGGACTTGTTACACTCGCTTCTCAGTTCCAGAGTGAATTTGAACTGCATGCCCGGGCTATTTTAGGTCTACCTGTTAATACTGCCCGTCACAGTGTAGCTGCAAGTGCTGTTATTTATGCAGGTACAGATGCTGAAAATCTTTCGTATTCTGGTCTGAATCTTGCTTTAGCAAATCCAGATACAGATCTACGTCTGTTTGGTAAACCCGAAGGGTTTAAACGTCGCCGTATGGGTGTCGCAACAGCTCGTGCTGAAACAACCGATCAGGCACGTGAACTTGCACAACAGGCAGCGAATCAGGT encodes the following:
- a CDS encoding Mpo1 family 2-hydroxy fatty acid dioxygenase, producing MTKLEKLLSQYAAYHLDHKNIYTHFVGIPMIVFSIICLTARAGVMVYGFELTLALLLIVLSVIYYLSLDRIFGVIMLVLFSVAYPFAYKIAQWDTVTWLSSSVGIFVVGWVFQFVGHYYEKKKPAFVDDLIGLAIGPLFVLAEFVFLLGFRKDIQQRMLVEARKQRAEMDLKTMHTASGQ
- a CDS encoding Crp/Fnr family transcriptional regulator, which encodes MFSQNNTDQLSNNLWFSNLDLNLQQYILKNAVIQHYEKDQTIFQMGNLFDGIYAVLTGSVRLGYIDIEGNESVAAYVEPIMWFGEISLVDKLPRSHNAVATQKCEILYLSDTAIQTLLQQNPGFWFHIAQLTSQKLRHAFLELISIQTQTISQRLAQRLLFILQGYGNHAQIEQKEIHFSQEQLAQMLMCSRQTINQELQQLERKGIIRIAFKKIEIINFAELHQIAHSHHEKS
- a CDS encoding AzlC family ABC transporter permease, with amino-acid sequence MSEHKISSVQPAGFWQGAKDSQAIIFTYLPVSFAFGVSATQFGFTAWEALFLSCSMYAGASQFLVVALLGSGTSIWMTALTVIALDIRHLLYGPALQNLIQDKLNLKKTAIWSWGLTDEVFASGMIKLSQRRQEWSESWMLGLSLFSWLSWALGSFLGGLFADQVTQLPQFLQAALDFLLPALFLSFLLAAFEKKHTFVVAVSLIVSAFACYFISMSAAIFIGITSGIFAGLFKHYVLKQHDETGI
- the ygaH gene encoding L-valine transporter subunit YgaH; the encoded protein is MDLHIIAVGILVGIANFASRFGPFYVIQKSQQNTQARGSTWLKVALGSIGIAAISSMLVVATLPPLIETPDKSFAMLVGFIVLAGLYFKFKRIVLATLTAALAYGLVYTYFPI
- the purT gene encoding formate-dependent phosphoribosylglycinamide formyltransferase, giving the protein MILMSVTIGTPLQSSAFKVLLLGSGELGKEVVISLQRLGVEVHAADRYEDAPAMQVAHFSYALNMADPTELKALIEKVKPNLIVPEIEAIATHVLTEIEEQNIATVIPSAKAVNLTMNREGIRRLAAEELGLPTSAYRFASTLESFRAACDDIGYPNFVKPVMSSSGKGQSRVKEYAEVDAAWEYAQTGGRVNQGTVIVESQIDFDFEITLLTVRSKNPETGEIETSYCDPIGHRQDSGDYVESWQPQAMTSAALDESKRIANKVTTALGGCGIFGVELFVKADKVWFSEVSPRPHDTGLVTLASQFQSEFELHARAILGLPVNTARHSVAASAVIYAGTDAENLSYSGLNLALANPDTDLRLFGKPEGFKRRRMGVATARAETTDQARELAQQAANQVTVNQN